The following proteins are encoded in a genomic region of Capra hircus breed San Clemente chromosome 16, ASM170441v1, whole genome shotgun sequence:
- the LOC102175974 gene encoding LOW QUALITY PROTEIN: serine-threonine kinase receptor-associated protein (The sequence of the model RefSeq protein was modified relative to this genomic sequence to represent the inferred CDS: inserted 7 bases in 5 codons; substituted 2 bases at 2 genomic stop codons) produces MFFRSKDDDKTVFQTEPKEINGHTSDIKKAPWXDKQILSAGDKTVLLWDHTTMTEVKSLSFDVFSSVGCIPKGXCLVITYGPSVAFHSAVSLDXKSFEAPATINSASLCPXEFLVAASEGFKPYKYDYNSEDELXSYKGHFGPIHCIRFRSDGELCASGSEDGTXRLWQIMVGXTYGLWKDVLPEDSSELAKLRIHFSERTEEEIEEIASENSDSIYSSTPEVMA; encoded by the exons ATGTTCTTCAGGTCCAAGGACGATGACAAGACGGTCTTCCAGACAGAACCTAAGGAAATCAATGGTCATACCTCTGACATTAAAAAGGCTCCTTG TGATAAACAGATCCTTTCAGCTGGTGATAAAACTGTTCTACTCTGGGATCACACGACTATGACAGAGGTGAAATCTCTAAGTTTTGACGTCTTTAGTAGTGTGGGATGTATTCCTAAGGG ATGCCTGGTAATAACGTATGGACCATCTGTTGCTTTTCATAGTGCAGTAAGTTTGG TCAAATCGTTTGAAGCTCCTGCAACCATCAATTCTGCATCTCTTTGCC GAGAATTTCTTGTAGCAGCAAGTGAAGGTTTTAAACCTTATAAATATGATTATAATAGTGAAGATGAATTATAATCCTACAAAGGACACTTTGGTCCCATTCACTGTATCAGGTTTAGGTCTGATGGAGAACTCTGTGCCAGTGGTTCTGAAGATGGAACGTAGAGACTGTGGCAGATTATGGTAG AAACCTATGGTCTTTGGAAAGATGTGCTTCCTGAAGATAGTAGTGAGCTGGCAAAGCTGAGGATCCATTTTTCAGAGCGAACAGAAGAAGAGATAGAAGAAATTGCTTCAGAGAATTCAGATTCCATCTATAGTTCAACTCCTGAAGTTATGGCCTGA